From one Parambassis ranga chromosome 5, fParRan2.1, whole genome shotgun sequence genomic stretch:
- the LOC114435429 gene encoding lectin — protein MILEDETKSSQYKLVTLALTWQDAQYYCRLYYTDLVSVMSLSANEELMMILKANDVSAAWIGLYRESWKWADGSSIPFTLWSPQQPNNDNGSQACVYMQGGSWNDWNCDTKFNFLCEEIIEETSSESTFSLTSGQKTVVKVMLLTNADLADKSVRQRVLRQVRVNKKRRFKAGLFLLL, from the exons ATGATTCTTGAAGATGAGA CGAAATCGAGTCAGTATAAGCTGGTGACCTTGGCACTGACCTGGCAGGACGCTCAGTATTACTGCAGGCTGTATTACACAGACCTGGTCAGCGTGATGAGCCTGTCTGCGAACGAAGAACTGATGATGATACTGAAAGCTAATGATGTATCGGCGGCCTGGATCGGCCTGTACCGGGAGTCCTGGAAGTGGGCAGACGGTAGCAGCATCCCTTTCACACTGTGGTCGCCACAACAGCCCAACAATGATAACGGCTCCCAGGCTTGTGTTTATATGCAAGGAGGAAGTTGGAACGACTGGAACTGTGACACCAAATTCAACTTCCTGTGCGAGG aaatcATCGAAGAGACCTCTTCCGAGTCCACCTTCTCTCTGACAT CCGGGCAGAAGACTGTAGTGAAAGTGATGCTGCTGACTAACGCTGACCTGGCCGACAAGAGCGTCAGGCAGAGAGTGCTGCGGCAG GTCCGTGTGAATAAAAAGAGACGATTTAAGGCcggcctcttcctcctcctgtag
- the LOC114435430 gene encoding mannose-binding protein C-like: MEGSLKKLLLLATVFIMKDVTYQSVSRRYILITHQEMSWSEARSYCRTFYSDLATIATERDFNEVASLPQNTTFWIGLYDDVNSWDWSLVGELFNPPGDKRYRRWQEGQPDNARSAQHCVALSKSGTWTDESCSTAITYPLCYGVRTKQRLEF, encoded by the exons ATGGAGGGAAGTTtgaagaagctgctcctcttGG CGACGGTTTTTATCATGAAGGATGTCACATACCAGTCAG TGAGCCGCAGGTACATCCTCATCACACACCAGGAGATGAGCTGGTCAGAAGCCCGGAGTTACTGCCGGACCTTCTACAGCGACCTGGCCACCATAGCTACAGAAAGGGACTTCAATGAAGTGGCCAGCTTGCCGCAGAACACCACATTCTGGATCGGTCTGTATGATGACGTCAACAGCTGGGATTGGTCTCTGGTGGGTGAACTATTCAATCCACCAGGAGACAAACGCTACCGGAGGTGGCAGGAAGGTCAGCCGGACAACGCACGATCGGCCCAGCATTGTGTGGCGCTGTCAAAATCTGGCACATGGACGGATGAAAGTTGCAGCACCGCCATAACGTATCCCCTGTGTTACGGTGTGAGAACTAAACAAAGGCTTGAGTTTTAA